A single genomic interval of Spinacia oleracea cultivar Varoflay chromosome 6, BTI_SOV_V1, whole genome shotgun sequence harbors:
- the LOC110794837 gene encoding uncharacterized protein At3g28850, translated as MGCVSSTLLNQDEDFPQIGSAAFSHHIVSLTSTTYGLLSLDAPPSSSPMTPPKPLPRFTLTPKSLSVDPPPSATEVINSWELMAGLDSTTPDSTNHNNNDGSFRFSLPSSNSKPFTFTGTPNFFSDKLKENSNPNTRVRRPRQLFPDPDAGVTKTTKCDNVANSKLDQFELLCPPNGENKVVLYTTTLRGVRKTFEGCNAVRSVIQGLGFAFCERDISMDRGLRDELKQLLAPLKKNEAAAAAQLPCLFIKGRYIGGKDEVLKIHEEGGLVDLLQGLPRVEAGVVCEGCGDVRFLPCFQCNGSCKLVVVVKEVDDEDEESINKNGYCNSNSIRRTVVIKCPDCNENGLVLCPICS; from the coding sequence ATGGGGTGTGTTTCTTCAACTCTGCTAAACCAAGACGAAGATTTCCCCCAAATCGGAAGCGCCGCCTTTAGCCACCACATTGTATCGCTCACCTCCACCACTTACGGCCTTCTTTCACTCGATGCACCGCCTTCTTCTTCCCCTATGACACCGCCAAAGCCACTCCCTCGCTTCACTCTCACCCCCAAATCTCTCTCCGTTGACCCACCTCCATCTGCTACAGAAGTCATCAACTCTTGGGAACTCATGGCTGGTCTTGACTCTACCACCCCTGATAGTACCAATCACAACAATAACGACGGAAGTTTCCGATTTTCTCTACCTTCATCAAACTCAAAACCTTTTACTTTTACCGGCACCCCTAATTTCTTCTCTGATAAACTTAAAGAAAATTCGAACCCGAATACCCGGGTTCGGAGGCCCAGGCAACTGTTTCCTGACCCGGATGCAGGGGTAACGAAAACAACGAAATGCGACAATGTTGCTAATTCTAAACTTGACCAGTTTGAATTGCTTTGTCCACCGAATGGGGAAAACAAAGTAGTGCTCTACACTACGACTCTGAGAGGGGTTAGGAAAACATTCGAAGGATGTAATGCGGTTCGATCTGTGATTCAAGGTCTGGGTTTCGCCTTTTGCGAAAGAGATATTTCAATGGATCGCGGTTTAAGGGATGAATTAAAGCAATTGTTAGCACCACTGAAGAAGAATGAGGCGGCAGCGGCGGCGCAACTACCCTGTTTATTCATAAAGGGGCGGTATATTGGGGGAAAAGATGAAGTGTTGAAAATTCATGAAGAAGGCGGCCTTGTTGATCTGCTTCAAGGCCTTCCCAGAGTCGAGGCCGGTGTCGTCTGCGAGGGGTGCGGCGATGTAAGGTTCTTGCCTTGCTTTCAGTGTAATGGGAGCTGTAAATTGGTGGTGGTTGTTAAAGAGGttgatgatgaagatgaggaAAGTATTAATAAGAATGGTTATTGTAATAGTAATAGTATTAGGAGGACTGTTGTGATAAAATGTCCAGATTGTAATGAGAATGGTTTGGTTCTCTGCCCTATTTGCAGTTGA